The following coding sequences are from one Streptomyces sp. NBC_01485 window:
- a CDS encoding HelD family protein, whose amino-acid sequence MSTTTRDEILAGEQRAVDRAYDCYTAKLAELSGTSAATASASGKDGIANRAEAEARAEAYGGLGDEALVFSRVDAPEDPGGDPRPWYIGRRGVHDASHEPVVLLWTSPLAKKWIETRPENPGEVVLRRQLRCVQRIIESYFDEISLPTPASGPLAVREPAAVPEPRQAADDSAAEEMDASPAPERMPAPTPGDVVQRQRRKALQPDDFLLRELQRSRGGRMRDIVETIRRDQMELVTGSPSDILVVQGGPGTGKSAVGLHRVTWLVNNEHFRAQDILVIGPHQRFLDYVGKVLPTLGTRDVNAVQLDRLWEGEILGADSPKARLVKSDKRMADVLRRRVESDYRPEALDALTVAPSFEGDEPAIVVTAGSTTLRVPKSEVLALLDRAHTGDGPFRERRDRFRGLFVDRLLQELADIAPRRGQAGTIRRDLERNRRVERLVERIWPSPGPREALRSLYDSADLLRDCADGILDEDEQAALLRVRAASADDDPWTLDDHVCLEELRVLISGDTPPRYGHIVVDEAQDLTPMQARSLRRRSAVGGSMTVLGDLAQATGAHIPTSWDLLGALLSDHGDWSVAQLTTSYRVPAEIMEFVAPLARTIAPTLPYPQAVREAGADAVRTVATEPWKLLDDTVAHVARLMDTSDGSTPRSVAVIVPDDSDWLDAISRRITEDGDIGERNREAVSVLAAAQVKGMEYDHVLVVEPATIADRGPAGLRQLYVALTRSTQSLTVLHTAPLPEALTASGDAPAPTVPAVQPEDGGVGRLPRIGTNVRVEVVDRAPGGRYKVKSLSPVIDRPLVLTVRHGSVPPLRGAKLDCWVFANETTQTVLTADQRGRSPISERMAGRYLAALDVLRELTESDGGVPDARSRLSELQGMANRILRRDQADWVNVLHLLGDPDRERLGALRDLAATTNRALKEGTFDVGRLAEGLAVSGWAGHLAEARRELQERFDTATKPNSDDAAPVAPTQPDQKEEVQMTTADTAATPAANTKDGFLHALETAAGTDRACKKHEAVRHALKASLLWADLQPVDSPVVDVSCVTQHGLFLYEALGAGCSAYADLRSGATRLLEINHTLPAPADGLYLVLPEPPAEDWSVDTIRDVFRVNVLWRSPAGWGGENADIALGPSGVSNWQ is encoded by the coding sequence CACTCGGGACGAGATCCTCGCCGGTGAGCAGCGGGCGGTGGACCGCGCATACGACTGCTACACCGCGAAACTGGCTGAACTGAGCGGCACTTCGGCCGCCACCGCCTCGGCGAGCGGCAAGGACGGGATCGCCAACCGGGCCGAGGCGGAGGCTCGCGCAGAGGCCTACGGAGGGCTCGGCGACGAAGCCCTGGTCTTCTCCCGCGTCGATGCGCCGGAGGACCCGGGAGGAGACCCCCGTCCCTGGTACATCGGGCGCCGCGGCGTGCACGACGCCTCGCACGAGCCGGTGGTCCTGCTGTGGACCAGCCCCCTGGCGAAGAAGTGGATCGAGACCCGGCCCGAGAACCCGGGCGAGGTGGTCCTGCGTCGGCAGCTCCGCTGCGTACAGCGGATCATCGAGAGTTACTTCGACGAGATCTCCCTGCCGACGCCCGCTTCCGGGCCCTTGGCCGTACGCGAGCCCGCCGCTGTACCGGAGCCCCGTCAGGCCGCCGACGACAGCGCGGCGGAGGAGATGGACGCGTCTCCCGCCCCGGAGCGTATGCCGGCCCCGACCCCCGGCGATGTCGTACAACGCCAGCGGCGAAAGGCGCTCCAACCGGACGACTTCCTGCTGCGGGAGCTCCAGCGGTCGCGCGGCGGTCGAATGCGGGACATCGTCGAGACCATCCGCCGTGACCAGATGGAGCTGGTCACCGGCTCGCCCTCGGACATTCTCGTCGTGCAGGGCGGCCCTGGTACCGGCAAGTCGGCGGTCGGTCTCCACCGGGTGACCTGGCTCGTCAACAACGAGCACTTCAGGGCTCAGGACATCCTCGTCATCGGCCCCCACCAGCGGTTCCTCGACTATGTCGGAAAGGTCCTCCCCACCCTCGGCACCCGGGACGTCAACGCCGTCCAACTGGACCGCCTGTGGGAGGGCGAGATCCTCGGCGCCGACTCTCCGAAGGCGCGCCTCGTGAAGTCGGACAAACGCATGGCGGACGTGCTGCGGCGGCGCGTCGAGAGCGACTACCGCCCTGAGGCTCTCGACGCCCTCACCGTTGCCCCCTCCTTCGAGGGCGATGAGCCCGCGATCGTCGTCACCGCCGGCAGTACGACCCTCCGCGTGCCGAAGTCCGAGGTCCTCGCCCTCCTCGACCGGGCCCACACCGGCGACGGGCCCTTCCGGGAGCGGCGCGATCGTTTCCGCGGCCTCTTCGTCGACCGGCTCCTCCAGGAGCTCGCCGACATCGCGCCGCGCCGCGGGCAGGCCGGAACGATCCGCCGCGACCTGGAACGCAACCGCCGGGTCGAGCGCCTCGTCGAACGCATCTGGCCGTCCCCCGGCCCCCGGGAGGCCCTGCGCAGCCTCTACGACTCGGCCGACCTCCTGCGGGACTGCGCTGACGGCATCCTCGACGAGGACGAGCAGGCGGCCCTGCTGCGGGTTCGCGCCGCCAGTGCCGACGACGATCCATGGACCCTCGACGACCACGTCTGCCTCGAAGAGCTCCGAGTGCTGATCAGCGGCGACACCCCACCGCGATACGGCCACATCGTCGTCGACGAGGCCCAGGACCTCACGCCCATGCAGGCCCGCTCCCTGCGGCGGCGCTCCGCCGTCGGCGGCTCCATGACCGTCCTGGGCGACCTCGCGCAGGCGACGGGCGCCCACATCCCGACGAGCTGGGACCTGCTCGGCGCACTCCTCTCCGACCACGGCGACTGGAGCGTGGCCCAGCTCACCACCAGCTACCGCGTCCCCGCCGAGATCATGGAGTTCGTCGCCCCTCTCGCACGGACGATCGCTCCGACCCTGCCGTACCCGCAGGCTGTCCGGGAGGCGGGAGCGGACGCCGTACGGACCGTGGCGACCGAACCGTGGAAACTGCTCGACGACACCGTCGCCCACGTGGCCCGGCTGATGGACACCAGTGACGGCAGCACCCCCCGCTCTGTGGCCGTCATCGTTCCCGACGACTCGGACTGGCTGGACGCCATCAGCCGCAGGATCACCGAGGACGGCGACATCGGCGAGCGGAACCGCGAGGCCGTCTCCGTGCTGGCCGCAGCTCAGGTCAAGGGCATGGAGTACGACCACGTCCTGGTCGTCGAGCCCGCCACGATCGCCGACCGCGGTCCCGCCGGGCTGCGCCAGTTGTACGTGGCCCTCACCCGCAGCACCCAGAGCCTGACCGTCCTGCATACCGCCCCGCTGCCAGAGGCGCTCACCGCTTCCGGGGACGCCCCAGCACCGACGGTGCCCGCTGTCCAGCCGGAGGACGGCGGAGTCGGAAGGCTTCCCCGGATCGGTACCAATGTCCGGGTCGAGGTCGTGGACCGGGCCCCGGGCGGTCGCTACAAGGTCAAGTCGTTGTCGCCGGTGATCGACCGACCGCTCGTCCTCACCGTCCGCCATGGATCGGTTCCCCCTCTGCGGGGCGCGAAGTTGGACTGCTGGGTGTTTGCCAACGAGACGACCCAGACGGTGCTCACCGCCGACCAGCGCGGTCGGTCGCCCATTTCGGAGCGGATGGCAGGGCGCTACCTCGCGGCACTGGATGTTCTCAGAGAACTGACCGAGAGCGACGGCGGCGTTCCCGACGCCCGCAGCCGTCTCTCCGAACTCCAGGGCATGGCCAACCGCATCCTCCGACGGGACCAGGCCGACTGGGTCAACGTGCTTCACCTGCTCGGCGATCCGGACAGAGAACGACTCGGAGCTCTTCGCGACCTCGCCGCGACGACCAACCGTGCGCTCAAGGAGGGCACCTTCGATGTCGGCCGACTCGCAGAGGGGCTGGCAGTTTCCGGCTGGGCGGGACACCTCGCTGAAGCGCGGCGAGAGCTCCAGGAGCGCTTCGACACAGCTACGAAGCCGAACTCCGACGACGCGGCCCCCGTCGCCCCGACACAACCCGATCAGAAGGAAGAAGTGCAGATGACCACTGCGGACACCGCCGCAACGCCGGCTGCGAACACGAAGGACGGCTTCCTTCACGCGCTCGAGACGGCCGCCGGCACCGACCGCGCGTGCAAGAAGCACGAAGCGGTTCGTCACGCGCTGAAGGCGTCACTCCTCTGGGCGGACCTCCAGCCGGTCGACTCACCGGTCGTCGACGTCAGCTGCGTCACCCAGCACGGTCTCTTCCTTTACGAGGCCCTGGGCGCAGGCTGCTCCGCCTACGCGGACTTGCGATCGGGTGCGACCCGCCTGCTCGAGATCAACCACACGCTGCCAGCGCCGGCCGACGGTCTCTACCTTGTTCTCCCCGAACCGCCCGCCGAGGACTGGTCTGTAGACACGATTCGCGACGTCTTCCGTGTCAATGTCCTCTGGCGCAGCCCGGCTGGTTGGGGTGGCGAGAACGCAGACATCGCTCTTGGCCCCTCTGGGGTGAGTAATTGGCAATAG
- a CDS encoding TetR/AcrR family transcriptional regulator, which produces MQTATAIPAERKVTRPRADALRNRERIVTAAREMFVEFGPDVPLDEIARRAGVGNATVYRNFPDRDALVREVVCSVLDRTARSGQVALAETGDAFGALERFVHDAADERISALCPMVASTFDEHHPDLEAARERVDRIIEEVMDRAKAAGQLRPDVGVGDVMIAVAQLSRPPAGTGCVSADRFVHRHLQLFLDGLRAPARSVLPGAAVTMEDLRQS; this is translated from the coding sequence GTGCAGACCGCGACCGCCATCCCCGCCGAGCGCAAGGTGACCCGGCCCCGCGCCGACGCCCTGCGCAACCGGGAGCGGATCGTCACCGCCGCCCGCGAGATGTTCGTCGAGTTCGGGCCGGACGTGCCGCTCGACGAGATCGCCCGCCGGGCCGGCGTCGGCAACGCCACGGTGTACCGCAACTTCCCCGACCGGGACGCGCTGGTCCGTGAGGTCGTCTGCTCGGTGCTGGACCGTACGGCCCGGTCCGGACAGGTCGCCCTCGCCGAGACCGGCGACGCGTTCGGGGCGCTGGAGCGGTTCGTGCACGACGCCGCGGATGAGCGGATCAGCGCGCTGTGCCCGATGGTCGCCAGCACGTTCGACGAGCATCACCCCGACCTCGAAGCCGCACGCGAACGGGTCGATCGGATCATCGAGGAGGTCATGGATCGCGCGAAGGCGGCCGGGCAGCTCAGGCCCGACGTCGGCGTGGGCGACGTGATGATCGCGGTGGCCCAGCTCAGCCGGCCCCCGGCCGGTACCGGATGCGTGAGCGCCGACCGTTTCGTCCACCGCCACCTGCAACTGTTCCTGGACGGGCTACGGGCCCCCGCCCGCTCCGTCCTGCCCGGTGCGGCCGTGACCATGGAGGACCTGCGCCAGTCCTGA
- a CDS encoding glycosyltransferase family 2 protein, which translates to MPARNEEIGVLTSLESLAAQSRRPDLIVVVVNNSTDRTDEYARRFAEDENAPPTVVLNFDDNPHKKAGALNYGLRWLREAVGGRLTDRVGHILVMDADTELHSRFVERAQNVLASDPELGGVSAACLGRTDLWRNPWQRFLLGMQIIEYGRAANARYRTDVHTMSGAGSFYRAEALQNLIDWRGEVFWEDHRNLVEDYETTLALKESGWKVTANQLCIAYTDLMPTLRELIQQRERWSRGTVDTLRRRGWTKFTWHTIATMILGCMGFVYIPGWGSGQLLMVAQHGLPRKPLVVGALRVLDRLSRAPGHQPRLEGDARRGPADPRARLHRGAGVLALLVHRQVVCDPRVRLEVGPAGGSWDQVLDQVQEVSRGKIGEKR; encoded by the coding sequence GTGCCGGCTCGCAACGAGGAGATCGGCGTCCTCACCTCGCTGGAGTCCTTGGCCGCGCAGTCCCGCCGGCCCGACCTCATCGTCGTGGTGGTCAACAACTCGACCGACCGCACGGACGAATACGCGCGCCGGTTCGCCGAGGACGAGAACGCGCCGCCCACGGTCGTCCTGAACTTCGACGACAACCCGCACAAGAAGGCCGGGGCGCTCAACTACGGGCTGCGCTGGCTCAGGGAGGCCGTCGGCGGACGGCTGACCGACCGGGTGGGCCACATCCTGGTCATGGACGCCGACACGGAGCTGCACTCCAGGTTCGTCGAGCGGGCGCAGAACGTTCTCGCGTCCGACCCGGAGCTCGGCGGCGTCAGCGCCGCCTGCCTCGGCCGCACCGACCTGTGGCGCAACCCCTGGCAGCGGTTCCTGCTCGGCATGCAGATCATCGAGTACGGCCGGGCCGCCAACGCGCGCTACCGCACGGACGTCCACACCATGTCGGGGGCCGGTTCCTTCTACCGGGCCGAGGCCCTGCAGAACCTGATCGACTGGCGGGGCGAGGTCTTCTGGGAGGACCACCGCAACCTGGTCGAGGACTACGAGACGACGCTGGCGCTCAAGGAGTCCGGCTGGAAGGTGACGGCCAACCAGCTCTGCATCGCCTACACCGACCTCATGCCCACCCTGCGTGAGCTGATCCAGCAGCGCGAACGGTGGAGCCGCGGGACCGTGGACACGCTGCGCCGTCGCGGCTGGACCAAGTTCACCTGGCACACCATCGCCACGATGATCCTGGGCTGCATGGGCTTCGTGTACATCCCGGGATGGGGTTCGGGGCAGCTCCTCATGGTCGCGCAGCACGGCCTCCCACGAAAGCCCCTGGTTGTGGGCGCTCTTCGCGTTCTGGATCGTCTATCCCGCGCTCCGGGTCACCAACCTCGGCTGGAAGGCGATGCTCGTCGAGGCCCTGCTGATCCCCGAGCTCGTCTACACCGTGGTGCGGGCGTACTGGCTCTTCTCGTCCATCGTCAAGTCGTATGTGACCCGCGTGTCCGCCTGGAAGTAGGCCCTGCAGGTGGGTCCTGGGACCAGGTCCTGGATCAGGTCCAGGAAGTGAGTCGGGGAAAGATCGGGGAAAAGAGATGA
- a CDS encoding transcriptional regulator yields MNHAVSPALDQAIHHPTRLTMMAFLAGCAEAEFAAVREYCHVSDASVSRIATALEEVGYVHVRKGAVGRRPRTWLSLTSAGRTALKRHLAALQAIVDAAQAAGAEASDHDS; encoded by the coding sequence ATGAACCATGCCGTGTCACCGGCGCTGGACCAGGCGATTCACCATCCGACACGGCTGACCATGATGGCATTCCTCGCTGGTTGCGCCGAAGCCGAATTCGCCGCAGTCCGTGAGTACTGTCATGTCTCCGACGCGAGTGTCAGCCGCATCGCGACCGCCCTGGAGGAGGTCGGGTACGTCCACGTCCGTAAAGGAGCGGTCGGACGCCGCCCACGCACTTGGTTGTCGCTGACATCGGCCGGCCGTACGGCTCTCAAGCGTCACCTTGCTGCGCTGCAAGCCATCGTCGACGCGGCGCAAGCAGCAGGCGCGGAAGCAAGCGATCACGATAGTTGA
- a CDS encoding IclR family transcriptional regulator domain-containing protein: MPQPDPATSADTGAPTEAVAPAEAVAPLMRGVAVLHRLTEANGVLSLSALERATGLARSTVDRIVATLARMGYVRLDGRDAILTPRVMELGNAYLAALRLPALLSARADGLADELDESVSLAVADRDGIRFIHQATRRRAMSLSFRIGDLLPAERTAPGPLFATEWTDEEWHSWRTRRTTDPQNHNFPTVPPSPQSRRNDRDDDAEEDEEEAFARRTAGAASTDYALDDQLIEPGLVAVSVPVRDPRTARIACVANVVSHTSRHTAASLRETLLPRLRAAVSAMEDDLRQASPPHPGPPPAGLATWTGASKQELGREFVESLARGLTVLTAFGEGRAELTLTEVAKATGLARATARRALITYEHLGLVTPTPHRTFALTPRVLALGFPPLSRTSLPRIAAPHMATLADEIQETTSLAVLTERGDEIQYTARATASHVMSVDITVGTRLPAHGTSMGRILVPKTGDAPPPYALTDEELEQGVRAIAVPIHDRTGQVIAALNAATHVARRTTEECVHVLLPALLSTASHIETDLHTASRFTRFPLT; the protein is encoded by the coding sequence ATGCCACAACCCGACCCCGCCACCTCCGCCGACACCGGAGCCCCCACCGAAGCCGTGGCACCCGCCGAGGCCGTGGCCCCGCTGATGCGCGGCGTCGCCGTGCTGCACCGGCTCACCGAGGCGAACGGCGTGCTGAGCCTCAGCGCGCTCGAACGCGCCACGGGCCTGGCCCGGTCGACCGTCGACCGCATCGTGGCGACGCTGGCACGCATGGGATACGTCCGACTCGACGGCCGCGACGCGATCCTGACCCCCCGCGTCATGGAACTGGGCAACGCCTACCTGGCCGCCCTGCGCCTGCCCGCGCTGCTGTCCGCCCGCGCGGACGGCCTGGCCGACGAACTCGACGAGTCCGTCTCCCTGGCGGTCGCCGACCGCGACGGCATCCGCTTCATCCACCAGGCGACCCGCCGCCGCGCGATGTCCCTGAGCTTCCGCATCGGAGACCTGCTCCCGGCCGAACGCACCGCCCCCGGCCCGCTGTTCGCCACCGAGTGGACGGACGAGGAGTGGCACTCCTGGCGCACCCGCCGGACAACGGACCCACAGAACCACAACTTCCCGACGGTACCGCCGTCCCCGCAAAGCAGGCGGAACGACAGGGACGACGACGCGGAAGAGGACGAGGAGGAGGCCTTCGCACGAAGGACGGCGGGAGCGGCCTCCACGGACTACGCCCTGGACGACCAGTTGATCGAACCGGGCCTGGTGGCGGTCTCCGTCCCCGTACGGGATCCACGCACCGCCCGGATCGCGTGCGTGGCGAACGTCGTCAGCCACACGAGCCGGCACACGGCGGCGAGCCTGCGCGAAACGCTGCTGCCCCGCCTCCGCGCGGCCGTGTCGGCGATGGAGGACGACCTGCGCCAGGCCTCGCCCCCGCACCCCGGCCCACCCCCCGCGGGCCTGGCGACCTGGACGGGCGCGTCGAAACAGGAACTCGGCCGGGAGTTCGTCGAGTCCCTGGCCCGGGGCCTGACCGTCCTGACGGCGTTCGGCGAGGGCAGGGCGGAGCTGACCCTCACGGAGGTCGCGAAGGCGACGGGCCTGGCACGGGCGACGGCCCGCCGGGCCCTGATCACGTACGAGCACCTGGGCCTGGTGACACCGACCCCGCACCGCACGTTCGCCCTCACCCCCCGAGTCCTCGCCCTGGGCTTCCCACCCCTCTCCCGTACGTCTCTCCCCCGCATCGCGGCCCCCCACATGGCGACGCTGGCGGACGAGATCCAGGAGACGACCTCCCTGGCGGTCCTGACCGAGCGGGGCGACGAGATCCAGTACACGGCCCGGGCGACCGCGAGCCACGTCATGAGCGTCGACATCACGGTAGGGACGAGGCTGCCGGCCCACGGAACATCGATGGGCCGGATCCTCGTCCCGAAAACCGGGGACGCGCCGCCGCCCTACGCCCTGACCGACGAGGAACTGGAACAGGGCGTGCGCGCGATCGCGGTCCCGATCCACGACCGGACGGGCCAGGTGATCGCCGCCCTGAACGCGGCGACCCACGTCGCCCGCCGCACGACCGAGGAGTGCGTCCACGTACTTCTCCCCGCCCTGCTCTCCACCGCCTCCCACATCGAAACAGACCTCCACACAGCCTCCCGCTTCACCCGATTCCCCCTGACCTGA
- a CDS encoding M6 family metalloprotease domain-containing protein yields the protein MQPQPVRTVPARSGEPLRRRIRPRRAATLVSVTALTLAVSTSAGTGRLTPPPGSTTAGAGPISLARSSALAPCLINGGSAVQMSEGVPTTGGYSRSTGTVHALTLMIDFSDAPGRGSALNRYREFFPQTEDWFRTASYGRLDYRAETPIRHWLRMPKSFRAYGIERGAPFDPGYRDLVQDIVAAADPTVDFRAYDLLNVLVTPNAGPSALDTVLSVTFAGNTEAPVADGVSVANASFVYSRQDDGSGSYGRTGYRVLPHENGHVFGLPDLYTQEGGGAVGHWDIMSEDWGANNDLLGWHKWKLGWLDASQIACAATRGTTEYPLTPLSRAGGPKLVFVPVDNRTGYAVELRAPGGNDETVCRPGILIYKVDADVDTGMGPVTVYDSHADSGGCTRSPNVHAELSDAPFTPGETFKDPKRDIRISVTGADLKGEYQVRVSRR from the coding sequence ATGCAGCCGCAGCCCGTGCGCACCGTCCCGGCCCGCTCAGGCGAGCCACTCCGCCGCCGGATACGCCCGCGCCGCGCCGCCACCCTCGTCTCCGTCACCGCCCTGACCCTCGCGGTCAGCACGTCGGCCGGCACGGGCCGCCTCACACCGCCGCCCGGCTCGACGACGGCCGGCGCGGGCCCGATCTCCCTGGCCCGGTCCTCCGCCCTCGCCCCCTGCCTGATCAACGGCGGCTCGGCCGTCCAGATGTCCGAGGGCGTCCCGACCACCGGCGGCTACTCCCGCTCCACCGGCACCGTCCACGCCCTCACCCTGATGATCGACTTCTCGGACGCGCCCGGCCGGGGCAGCGCGCTGAACCGCTACCGCGAGTTCTTCCCGCAGACCGAGGACTGGTTCCGCACGGCGTCCTACGGCCGCCTCGACTACCGCGCCGAGACCCCGATCCGCCACTGGCTGCGCATGCCCAAGTCGTTTCGCGCGTACGGCATAGAACGCGGCGCGCCCTTCGACCCCGGCTACCGCGATCTCGTCCAGGACATCGTGGCCGCCGCCGACCCGACGGTGGACTTCCGCGCCTACGACCTCCTGAACGTGCTGGTCACCCCGAACGCGGGCCCCTCCGCGCTGGACACGGTCCTGTCGGTGACGTTCGCCGGCAACACTGAGGCGCCGGTCGCCGACGGCGTGTCGGTGGCGAACGCGTCCTTCGTCTACTCCCGCCAGGACGACGGCTCCGGCTCCTACGGCCGCACCGGCTACCGGGTCCTCCCCCACGAGAACGGCCACGTCTTCGGCCTGCCCGACCTCTACACCCAGGAGGGCGGGGGCGCGGTCGGCCACTGGGACATCATGAGCGAGGACTGGGGGGCCAACAACGACCTGCTCGGCTGGCACAAGTGGAAACTGGGCTGGCTGGACGCCTCCCAGATCGCCTGCGCGGCGACCCGCGGCACGACGGAGTACCCGCTGACCCCCCTCTCCCGCGCGGGCGGCCCGAAACTCGTCTTCGTCCCGGTCGACAACCGCACGGGTTACGCCGTCGAACTGCGCGCCCCCGGGGGCAACGACGAGACGGTGTGCCGTCCGGGCATCCTCATCTACAAGGTCGACGCCGACGTCGACACCGGCATGGGCCCGGTGACCGTCTACGACTCCCACGCCGACAGCGGCGGCTGCACCCGTAGCCCCAACGTCCACGCGGAACTCTCCGACGCCCCGTTCACCCCGGGCGAGACCTTCAAGGACCCGAAGCGGGACATCCGCATCTCGGTGACGGGGGCGGACCTGAAGGGGGAGTACCAGGTGCGGGTGAGCCGGAGGTAG